One part of the Salvelinus fontinalis isolate EN_2023a chromosome 4, ASM2944872v1, whole genome shotgun sequence genome encodes these proteins:
- the zgc:158260 gene encoding protein FAM47A isoform X3: MRKQGHIMTDKKFQIGPPETRTTLPTYHWYKEKLMTKCLKDAKNKHHLSGALDGRRWRFLNVGLDDFRDGYPSARTAVLSQAQRGMSPSIFGMPSPTSLSDKTQWKRFSKEQACFSKKNPQQQAHREHVAAVEHKLKQHPLALYPHLEHGMPPELFDQVICVLDPDMYVNRASAVTSPEKEEQADDCTEPWETIMRESDSEEEVREGPPVSAIMTDDLCAKNPYKGLQRKQSSAKEDQIVNVKRLRSPSQDEDIKKVTKLFCDWVASLGGEKNNLTESTLQGLFVSGYEKKPSLTFPIQVVEPKNVPEDLRNSVEDLRRAHTCEDPLKDSEPYKSKPGTKRPKYGAWYLDTKTWKKRDADEPLRDPNVIPEDFEFPAQPSEMDDELKQMHGTQAFKQFIINKGLRVPRDNDPTHLQAV; this comes from the exons ATGAGAAAACAAGGACACATAATGACTGATAAAAAGTTTCAAATTGGACCACCGGAGACTAGAACGACGCTTCCTACCTACCATTG GTACAAGGAAAAGTTGATGACCAAATGCCTGAAAGATGCAAAGAACAAACATCATCTCTCAGGTGCTTTGGATGGCCGTCGTTGGCGTTTTCTAAATGTGGGACTTGATGACTTCAGAGATGGGTATCCTAGTGCTAGAACAGCGGTTCTCTCTCAGGCCCAGAGGGGCATGTCCCCTTCCATTTTTGGGATGCCAagccctacatctctctctgatAAAACACAATGGAAGCGCTTCTCGAAAGAGCAGGCTTGCTTCTCTAAGAAGAACCCTCAGCAGCAGGCACACCGGGAGCAtgtggctgcagtggagcacaAACTCAAACAGCATCCTCTGGCTCTGTACCCACATTTAGAGCATGGCATGCCCCCAGAG TTGTTTGATCAGGTGATATGTGTCCTGGACCCGGATATGTATGTGAACAGAGCTTCTGCAGTGACTTCACCAGAAAAAGAAGAGCAGGCGGACGACTGCACTGAGCCGTGGGAAACCATCATGCGTGAATCGGATTCagaggaggaagtgagagagggacCACCTGTCAGTGCAATAAT GACTGACGATTTATGTGCAAAGAACCCTTACAAAGGGCTGCAAAGAAAGCAGAGCAGTGCCAAGGAAGACCAGATAGTAAACGTCAAACGACTGCGCTCCCCATCTCAAGACGAGGACATCAAGAAAGTCACTAAGCTTTTCTGTGACTGGGTCGCCTCATTG ggaggagagaagaacaacCTGACTGAATCCACCCTACAGGGCCTGTTTGTCAGTGGGTATGAGAAGAAGCCATCCCTGACCTTCCCTATCCAGGTGGTTGAGCCTAAGAACGTGCCAGAGGACCTACGTAACTCTGTGGAGGATCTGCGCAGAGCCCACACCTGTGAAGACCCCTTAAAGGACTCAGAACCATACAAG AGCAAACCAGGAACTAAAAGGCCCAAATATGGAGCATGGTACCTGGATACTAAAACATGGAAGAAAAGAGATGCTGATGAACCATTAAGAGACCCCAATGTCATCCCTGAGGACTTTGAGTTTCCTGCACAACCAAGTGAAATG GATGATGAACTGAAACAGATGCATGGGACTCAAGCGTTCAAGCAGTTCATCATCAACAAAGGGCTGAGGGTGCCTAGG gacaatgacccaacacacctccaggctgtgtaa
- the scarb2a gene encoding lysosome membrane protein 2a isoform X2, with translation MTRRSCVIYATGIVCAHLLIVGIALVVAQVFQTMIHNRLKKELTLTEASQVFESWKNPPPPVYMEYYFFNVTNPEVFLAGGKAVVTQIGPYTYREYRPRENVTFLENGTKVYALNPKSFVFVPEKSRGNPEVDILRTVNIPAVAVMSELNSYSFLLRTLVSMYMKSIGVEIFMTRTVHEVLWGFKDPLLTKIHSIKPEVDEMFGLMWKKNGTHEGEFVFLTGERDYMEYGRIDTWNGLTEMSWWSSNQSNMINGTDGSVFHPLLSRKELLYIFAADLCRSIHLGYVEDVDVKGIPAYRFAPPHDVLQSPEENPTNAGFCVPAGDCLGTGVLKVSVCREGAPIVVSFPHFYQADDKYINAVDGLHPNKEEHETYLDLNPTTGVPIRACKRAQLNIILNRVPGFPKTKHLNEIIFPIMFVNETATIDDDSAAQMRTLLLIVTLVSNFPLLIVGMGAILLIVLVVLVCRSRQKKTAKDETAYTQVSDKPEVEPSENNYTNQPMRNGSYIAMSPVEAQKC, from the exons ATGACTCGGAGATCCTGTGTAATTTACGCTACTGGAATTGTCTGCGCCCACCTACTGATAGTGGGGATTGCCTTGGTGGTGGCTCAAGTCTTTCAAACAATGATTCACAACCGGCTAAAAAAG GAATTGACTTTGACAGAGGCAAGCCAAGTATTTGAGTCATGGAAGAACCCGCCGCCTCCAGTCTACATGGAGTATTACTTCTTCAACGTGACCAATCCAGAAGTGTTCTTAGCAGGGGGAAAGGCAGTGGTCACCCAGATTGGACCATACACTTACAG GGAATACAGACCCAGGGAAAATGTGACTTTCCTTGAAAATGGAACCAAGGTTTATGCCCTGAATCCCAAAAGCTTTGTCTTCGTCCCAGAGAAGTCCAGAGGTAATCCAGAGGTCGACATTCTGAGGACAGTCAACATCCCAGCTGTG GCGGTGATGAGTGAGCTGAACTCCTACTCCTTCCTGCTGCGTACCTTGGTCTCCATGTATATGAAGTCCATCGGTGTGGAGATCTTCATGACCCGCACCGTCCACGAGGTGCTGTGGGGCTTCAAGGACCCTCTGCTCACCAAAATCCACAGCATTAAGCCAGAGGTGGATGAGATGTTTGGGCTGATGTGGAAG aaAAATGGAACTCATGAAGGAGAGTTTGTGTTCCTGACTGGAGAACGTGACTACATGGAATATGGCAGAATAGACACATGGAACGGGTTGAC TGAAATGTCATGGTGGTCCTCTAACCAGAGCAACATGATCAACGGGACGGACGGCAGTGTGTTCCACCCTCTGTTGTCTAGGAAAGAGCTGCTGTACATCTTTGCGGCTGACCTCTGCAG GTCTATCCATCTGGGTTATGTTGAGGACGTGGACGTAAAGGGCATCCCAGCCTACCGTTTCGCCCCGCCCCACGATGTCCTGCAGAGTCCTGAGGAGAACCCCACTAACGCCGGCTTCTGTGTGCCAGCTGGGGACTGCCTCGGCACCGGGGTGCTAAAAGTCAGTGTTTGCAGAGAAG GTGCACCTATCGTGGTGTCGTTCCCCCACTTTTATCAGGCAGATGACAAGTACATTAATGCTGTTGATGGACTGCACCCCAACAAGGAGGAGCATGAGACTTACCTTGACCTTAACCCG ACCACTGGGGTTCCCATCCGTGCTTGCAAGAGAGCCCAGCTCAATATAATTTTAAACAGAGTTCCAGGCTTCCC CAAAACCAAACATCTAAACGAGATCATTTTTCCCATCATGTTTGTCAATGAG ACGGCCACTATTGACGATGACTCTGCTGCCCAGATGAGAACCCTGCTGCTCATCGTGACCCTGGTGTCCAACTTCCCTCTGCTCATCGTGGGCATGGGAGCCATCCTGCTCATTGTCCTAGTCGTCCTGGTCTGCAGGTCTCGCCAGAAGAAG ACGGCAAAAGATGAAACGGCCTACACTCAAGTCAGCGACAAACCAGAGGTTGAACCATCAGAAAACAACTATACCAACCAGCCAATGAGGAACGGCTCCTACATCGCCATGTCTCCCGTGGAGGCTCAGAAGTGTTGA
- the zgc:158260 gene encoding protein FAM47A isoform X1 produces the protein MRKQGHIMTDKKFQIGPPETRTTLPTYHWYKEKLMTKCLKDAKNKHHLSGALDGRRWRFLNVGLDDFRDGYPSARTAVLSQAQRGMSPSIFGMPSPTSLSDKTQWKRFSKEQACFSKKNPQQQAHREHVAAVEHKLKQHPLALYPHLEHGMPPELFDQVICVLDPDMYVNRASAVTSPEKEEQADDCTEPWETIMRESDSEEEVREGPPVSAIMTDDLCAKNPYKGLQRKQSSAKEDQIVNVKRLRSPSQDEDIKKVTKLFCDWVASLGGEKNNLTESTLQGLFVSGYEKKPSLTFPIQVVEPKNVPEDLRNSVEDLRRAHTCEDPLKDSEPYKSKPGTKRPKYGAWYLDTKTWKKRDADEPLRDPNVIPEDFEFPAQPSEMDDELKQMHGTQAFKQFIINKGLRVPRFLSTLFEEEEGDNRSRPDGAGSASTRKGTVVL, from the exons ATGAGAAAACAAGGACACATAATGACTGATAAAAAGTTTCAAATTGGACCACCGGAGACTAGAACGACGCTTCCTACCTACCATTG GTACAAGGAAAAGTTGATGACCAAATGCCTGAAAGATGCAAAGAACAAACATCATCTCTCAGGTGCTTTGGATGGCCGTCGTTGGCGTTTTCTAAATGTGGGACTTGATGACTTCAGAGATGGGTATCCTAGTGCTAGAACAGCGGTTCTCTCTCAGGCCCAGAGGGGCATGTCCCCTTCCATTTTTGGGATGCCAagccctacatctctctctgatAAAACACAATGGAAGCGCTTCTCGAAAGAGCAGGCTTGCTTCTCTAAGAAGAACCCTCAGCAGCAGGCACACCGGGAGCAtgtggctgcagtggagcacaAACTCAAACAGCATCCTCTGGCTCTGTACCCACATTTAGAGCATGGCATGCCCCCAGAG TTGTTTGATCAGGTGATATGTGTCCTGGACCCGGATATGTATGTGAACAGAGCTTCTGCAGTGACTTCACCAGAAAAAGAAGAGCAGGCGGACGACTGCACTGAGCCGTGGGAAACCATCATGCGTGAATCGGATTCagaggaggaagtgagagagggacCACCTGTCAGTGCAATAAT GACTGACGATTTATGTGCAAAGAACCCTTACAAAGGGCTGCAAAGAAAGCAGAGCAGTGCCAAGGAAGACCAGATAGTAAACGTCAAACGACTGCGCTCCCCATCTCAAGACGAGGACATCAAGAAAGTCACTAAGCTTTTCTGTGACTGGGTCGCCTCATTG ggaggagagaagaacaacCTGACTGAATCCACCCTACAGGGCCTGTTTGTCAGTGGGTATGAGAAGAAGCCATCCCTGACCTTCCCTATCCAGGTGGTTGAGCCTAAGAACGTGCCAGAGGACCTACGTAACTCTGTGGAGGATCTGCGCAGAGCCCACACCTGTGAAGACCCCTTAAAGGACTCAGAACCATACAAG AGCAAACCAGGAACTAAAAGGCCCAAATATGGAGCATGGTACCTGGATACTAAAACATGGAAGAAAAGAGATGCTGATGAACCATTAAGAGACCCCAATGTCATCCCTGAGGACTTTGAGTTTCCTGCACAACCAAGTGAAATG GATGATGAACTGAAACAGATGCATGGGACTCAAGCGTTCAAGCAGTTCATCATCAACAAAGGGCTGAGGGTGCCTAGG
- the scarb2a gene encoding lysosome membrane protein 2a isoform X1, which translates to MTRRSCVIYATGIVCAHLLIVGIALVVAQVFQTMIHNRLKKELTLTEASQVFESWKNPPPPVYMEYYFFNVTNPEVFLAGGKAVVTQIGPYTYREYRPRENVTFLENGTKVYALNPKSFVFVPEKSRGNPEVDILRTVNIPAVAVMSELNSYSFLLRTLVSMYMKSIGVEIFMTRTVHEVLWGFKDPLLTKIHSIKPEVDEMFGLMWKKNGTHEGEFVFLTGERDYMEYGRIDTWNGLTEMSWWSSNQSNMINGTDGSVFHPLLSRKELLYIFAADLCRSIHLGYVEDVDVKGIPAYRFAPPHDVLQSPEENPTNAGFCVPAGDCLGTGVLKVSVCREGAPIVVSFPHFYQADDKYINAVDGLHPNKEEHETYLDLNPTTGVPIRACKRAQLNIILNRVPGFPKTKHLNEIIFPIMFVNETATIDDDSAAQMRTLLLIVTLVSNFPLLIVGMGAILLIVLVVLVCRSRQKKNEVKRIDFTEAFHSFTTAKDETAYTQVSDKPEVEPSENNYTNQPMRNGSYIAMSPVEAQKC; encoded by the exons ATGACTCGGAGATCCTGTGTAATTTACGCTACTGGAATTGTCTGCGCCCACCTACTGATAGTGGGGATTGCCTTGGTGGTGGCTCAAGTCTTTCAAACAATGATTCACAACCGGCTAAAAAAG GAATTGACTTTGACAGAGGCAAGCCAAGTATTTGAGTCATGGAAGAACCCGCCGCCTCCAGTCTACATGGAGTATTACTTCTTCAACGTGACCAATCCAGAAGTGTTCTTAGCAGGGGGAAAGGCAGTGGTCACCCAGATTGGACCATACACTTACAG GGAATACAGACCCAGGGAAAATGTGACTTTCCTTGAAAATGGAACCAAGGTTTATGCCCTGAATCCCAAAAGCTTTGTCTTCGTCCCAGAGAAGTCCAGAGGTAATCCAGAGGTCGACATTCTGAGGACAGTCAACATCCCAGCTGTG GCGGTGATGAGTGAGCTGAACTCCTACTCCTTCCTGCTGCGTACCTTGGTCTCCATGTATATGAAGTCCATCGGTGTGGAGATCTTCATGACCCGCACCGTCCACGAGGTGCTGTGGGGCTTCAAGGACCCTCTGCTCACCAAAATCCACAGCATTAAGCCAGAGGTGGATGAGATGTTTGGGCTGATGTGGAAG aaAAATGGAACTCATGAAGGAGAGTTTGTGTTCCTGACTGGAGAACGTGACTACATGGAATATGGCAGAATAGACACATGGAACGGGTTGAC TGAAATGTCATGGTGGTCCTCTAACCAGAGCAACATGATCAACGGGACGGACGGCAGTGTGTTCCACCCTCTGTTGTCTAGGAAAGAGCTGCTGTACATCTTTGCGGCTGACCTCTGCAG GTCTATCCATCTGGGTTATGTTGAGGACGTGGACGTAAAGGGCATCCCAGCCTACCGTTTCGCCCCGCCCCACGATGTCCTGCAGAGTCCTGAGGAGAACCCCACTAACGCCGGCTTCTGTGTGCCAGCTGGGGACTGCCTCGGCACCGGGGTGCTAAAAGTCAGTGTTTGCAGAGAAG GTGCACCTATCGTGGTGTCGTTCCCCCACTTTTATCAGGCAGATGACAAGTACATTAATGCTGTTGATGGACTGCACCCCAACAAGGAGGAGCATGAGACTTACCTTGACCTTAACCCG ACCACTGGGGTTCCCATCCGTGCTTGCAAGAGAGCCCAGCTCAATATAATTTTAAACAGAGTTCCAGGCTTCCC CAAAACCAAACATCTAAACGAGATCATTTTTCCCATCATGTTTGTCAATGAG ACGGCCACTATTGACGATGACTCTGCTGCCCAGATGAGAACCCTGCTGCTCATCGTGACCCTGGTGTCCAACTTCCCTCTGCTCATCGTGGGCATGGGAGCCATCCTGCTCATTGTCCTAGTCGTCCTGGTCTGCAGGTCTCGCCAGAAGAAG AATGAAGTAAAACGTATTGATTTTACTGAAGCTTTTCATTCTTTTACT ACGGCAAAAGATGAAACGGCCTACACTCAAGTCAGCGACAAACCAGAGGTTGAACCATCAGAAAACAACTATACCAACCAGCCAATGAGGAACGGCTCCTACATCGCCATGTCTCCCGTGGAGGCTCAGAAGTGTTGA
- the zgc:158260 gene encoding protein FAM47A isoform X4 produces the protein MTKCLKDAKNKHHLSGALDGRRWRFLNVGLDDFRDGYPSARTAVLSQAQRGMSPSIFGMPSPTSLSDKTQWKRFSKEQACFSKKNPQQQAHREHVAAVEHKLKQHPLALYPHLEHGMPPELFDQVICVLDPDMYVNRASAVTSPEKEEQADDCTEPWETIMRESDSEEEVREGPPVSAIMTDDLCAKNPYKGLQRKQSSAKEDQIVNVKRLRSPSQDEDIKKVTKLFCDWVASLGGEKNNLTESTLQGLFVSGYEKKPSLTFPIQVVEPKNVPEDLRNSVEDLRRAHTCEDPLKDSEPYKSKPGTKRPKYGAWYLDTKTWKKRDADEPLRDPNVIPEDFEFPAQPSEMDDELKQMHGTQAFKQFIINKGLRVPRFLSTLFEEEEGDNRSRPDGAGSASTRKGTVVL, from the exons ATGACCAAATGCCTGAAAGATGCAAAGAACAAACATCATCTCTCAGGTGCTTTGGATGGCCGTCGTTGGCGTTTTCTAAATGTGGGACTTGATGACTTCAGAGATGGGTATCCTAGTGCTAGAACAGCGGTTCTCTCTCAGGCCCAGAGGGGCATGTCCCCTTCCATTTTTGGGATGCCAagccctacatctctctctgatAAAACACAATGGAAGCGCTTCTCGAAAGAGCAGGCTTGCTTCTCTAAGAAGAACCCTCAGCAGCAGGCACACCGGGAGCAtgtggctgcagtggagcacaAACTCAAACAGCATCCTCTGGCTCTGTACCCACATTTAGAGCATGGCATGCCCCCAGAG TTGTTTGATCAGGTGATATGTGTCCTGGACCCGGATATGTATGTGAACAGAGCTTCTGCAGTGACTTCACCAGAAAAAGAAGAGCAGGCGGACGACTGCACTGAGCCGTGGGAAACCATCATGCGTGAATCGGATTCagaggaggaagtgagagagggacCACCTGTCAGTGCAATAAT GACTGACGATTTATGTGCAAAGAACCCTTACAAAGGGCTGCAAAGAAAGCAGAGCAGTGCCAAGGAAGACCAGATAGTAAACGTCAAACGACTGCGCTCCCCATCTCAAGACGAGGACATCAAGAAAGTCACTAAGCTTTTCTGTGACTGGGTCGCCTCATTG ggaggagagaagaacaacCTGACTGAATCCACCCTACAGGGCCTGTTTGTCAGTGGGTATGAGAAGAAGCCATCCCTGACCTTCCCTATCCAGGTGGTTGAGCCTAAGAACGTGCCAGAGGACCTACGTAACTCTGTGGAGGATCTGCGCAGAGCCCACACCTGTGAAGACCCCTTAAAGGACTCAGAACCATACAAG AGCAAACCAGGAACTAAAAGGCCCAAATATGGAGCATGGTACCTGGATACTAAAACATGGAAGAAAAGAGATGCTGATGAACCATTAAGAGACCCCAATGTCATCCCTGAGGACTTTGAGTTTCCTGCACAACCAAGTGAAATG GATGATGAACTGAAACAGATGCATGGGACTCAAGCGTTCAAGCAGTTCATCATCAACAAAGGGCTGAGGGTGCCTAGG
- the zgc:158260 gene encoding protein FAM47A isoform X2, whose product MRKQGHIMTDKKFQIGPPETRTTLPTYHWYKEKLMTKCLKDAKNKHHLSGALDGRRWRFLNVGLDDFRDGYPSARTAVLSQAQRGMSPSIFGMPSPTSLSDKTQWKRFSKEQACFSKKNPQQQAHREHVAAVEHKLKQHPLALYPHLEHGMPPELFDQVICVLDPDMYVNRASAVTSPEKEEQADDCTEPWETIMRESDSEEEVREGPPVSAIMTDDLCAKNPYKGLQRKQSSAKEDQIVNVKRLRSPSQDEDIKKVTKLFCDWVASLGLFVSGYEKKPSLTFPIQVVEPKNVPEDLRNSVEDLRRAHTCEDPLKDSEPYKSKPGTKRPKYGAWYLDTKTWKKRDADEPLRDPNVIPEDFEFPAQPSEMDDELKQMHGTQAFKQFIINKGLRVPRFLSTLFEEEEGDNRSRPDGAGSASTRKGTVVL is encoded by the exons ATGAGAAAACAAGGACACATAATGACTGATAAAAAGTTTCAAATTGGACCACCGGAGACTAGAACGACGCTTCCTACCTACCATTG GTACAAGGAAAAGTTGATGACCAAATGCCTGAAAGATGCAAAGAACAAACATCATCTCTCAGGTGCTTTGGATGGCCGTCGTTGGCGTTTTCTAAATGTGGGACTTGATGACTTCAGAGATGGGTATCCTAGTGCTAGAACAGCGGTTCTCTCTCAGGCCCAGAGGGGCATGTCCCCTTCCATTTTTGGGATGCCAagccctacatctctctctgatAAAACACAATGGAAGCGCTTCTCGAAAGAGCAGGCTTGCTTCTCTAAGAAGAACCCTCAGCAGCAGGCACACCGGGAGCAtgtggctgcagtggagcacaAACTCAAACAGCATCCTCTGGCTCTGTACCCACATTTAGAGCATGGCATGCCCCCAGAG TTGTTTGATCAGGTGATATGTGTCCTGGACCCGGATATGTATGTGAACAGAGCTTCTGCAGTGACTTCACCAGAAAAAGAAGAGCAGGCGGACGACTGCACTGAGCCGTGGGAAACCATCATGCGTGAATCGGATTCagaggaggaagtgagagagggacCACCTGTCAGTGCAATAAT GACTGACGATTTATGTGCAAAGAACCCTTACAAAGGGCTGCAAAGAAAGCAGAGCAGTGCCAAGGAAGACCAGATAGTAAACGTCAAACGACTGCGCTCCCCATCTCAAGACGAGGACATCAAGAAAGTCACTAAGCTTTTCTGTGACTGGGTCGCCTCATTG GGCCTGTTTGTCAGTGGGTATGAGAAGAAGCCATCCCTGACCTTCCCTATCCAGGTGGTTGAGCCTAAGAACGTGCCAGAGGACCTACGTAACTCTGTGGAGGATCTGCGCAGAGCCCACACCTGTGAAGACCCCTTAAAGGACTCAGAACCATACAAG AGCAAACCAGGAACTAAAAGGCCCAAATATGGAGCATGGTACCTGGATACTAAAACATGGAAGAAAAGAGATGCTGATGAACCATTAAGAGACCCCAATGTCATCCCTGAGGACTTTGAGTTTCCTGCACAACCAAGTGAAATG GATGATGAACTGAAACAGATGCATGGGACTCAAGCGTTCAAGCAGTTCATCATCAACAAAGGGCTGAGGGTGCCTAGG